The following proteins are co-located in the Megalobrama amblycephala isolate DHTTF-2021 linkage group LG12, ASM1881202v1, whole genome shotgun sequence genome:
- the mtmr3 gene encoding myotubularin-related protein 3 isoform X7 has product MEEEGQQSLECIQANQIFPRKPPVLEEDDLQVPFPELHGEFTEYVGRAEDAVIAMSSYRLHIKFKESVVNVPLQLIESVECRDMFQLHITCKDCKVVRCQFSTFEQCQEWLKRLSAAVRPPSRIEELFSFAFHAWCVDLYTGEKEQHGDLCRPGDHVTSRFHNEVERMGFDTQNAWRVSEINNKYKLCSSYPQLLLVPAWITDKELENVAAFRSWKRIPAVVYRHQSTGAVIARCGQPEVSWWGWRNADDEHLVQSIARACAVDSSTCKGVSNGSFSREYINGADLSDVDFDSSMTNSSEVETLAIQARKLLILDARSYAAAVANRAKGGGCECPEYYPNCEVVFMGMANIHSIRKSFQSLRFLCTQMPDPANWLSALESTKWLQHLSLLLKASLLVVNAVDRDQRPVLVHCSDGWDRTPQIVALAKLLLDPYYRTIEGFQVLVETEWLDFGHKFADRCGHGENAEDLNERCPVFLQWLDCVHQLQRQFPCSFEFNEAFLVKLVQHTYSCLFGTFLCNSGKEREDRHIQERTCSVWSLLRAANRSFRNMLYSSHSETVLHPVCHVRNLLLWTAVYLPSSSPTTPSDDSCAPYPAPGANPEDQPLGRRPKTRSFDNLPSACEVGNPLTSNRRSSDPSLNEKWQDHRRSLELNIGTGVEGAVSPDSDERVNGQNVVGIMETLTSGGTENGEGLGDVRLPMMEGVDEAELTVGVAMGQMENILQEATKDESAPDSRRDAKTDHTNRQIDDIAHSEEGSSGIDDAQESKIKSLGDGNVNGHCSEDGNSEASSAISQDTSGNQDSEEVALEKCMIQEHNPSCSTTNFPSNGLRTLSNGHGVERPPGREVVEQRLSLLESSTETLTEDFGVRPESLAPLIIPPPLKALAESSCLKQGLRAAADPQGAPRTLNNNPKRPSLSAFPPSTDLLHSVCNGDSPDPEPSTPRTNGERATLSRQVSLASCGSLTLHARGTCSHHRCLHLGFLGRPSFSPPEPPSARNHLDDDGLTLHTDAVQQRLRQIEAGHQLEVEALKRQVQELWSRLESHQAAGMLRLNGDMGDEVTSIADSDFNLEPNCLSRCSTELFSEASWEQVDKQDTEVTRWYPDHLAAQCYGCERGFWLATRKHHCRGKERMEEVWNCGNVFCASCCDQKIPVPSQQLFEPSRVCRSCFSNLQAPATALEIELDKPITASSN; this is encoded by the exons ATG GAGGAGGAGGGGCAGCAGAGTTTGGAGTGCATCCAGGCCAATCAGATCTTCCCTCGCAAGCCCCCTGTCCTGGAGGAAGATGATCTTCAG GTGCCCTTCCCAGAGCTGCATGGAGAGTTTACGGAGTACGTGGGCAGGGCGGAAGATGCCGTCATCGCCATGTCCAGCTACCGCCTGCACATCAAGTTCAAAGAGTCTGTTGTTAAT GTTCCCCTGCAGCTGATAGAAAGTGTAGAATGTCGGGACATGTTCCAACTGCACATTACCTGCAAAGACTGCAAGGTCGTCAG GTGTCAGTTTTCAACATTTGAGCAGTGTCAGGAGTGGCTGAAGAGGCTGAGCGCAGCGGTCCGTCCTCCGTCCCGGATAGAGGAGCTGTTTTCTTTCGCCTTTCACGCGTGGTGCGTGGACCTGTACACAGGAGAGAAGGAGCAGCATGGAGATCTGTGTAGGCCAG GTGATCATGTGACGTCACGTTTCCATAACGAGGTGGAGCGGATGGGCTTCGACACTCAGAACGCCTGGAGAGTATCTGAGATCAACAACAAGTACAA GTTGTGTTCCAGCTACCCTCAACTGCTGCTGGTTCCAGCCTGGATTACTGATAAAGAGCTGGAGAATGTGGCGGCCTTCCGCTCCTGGAAGAGGATTCCGGCCGTGGTTTATAG GCACCAGAGCACAGGGGCAGTGATCGCTCGCTGCGGTCAGCCTGAGGTCAGCTGGTGGGGCTGGAGGAATGCAGATGATGAGCACCTGGTGCAGTCCATCGCCAGAGCCTGTGCCGTGGACAGCAGCACCTGTAAAGGCGTCTCCAATGGCTCCTTCTCCCGCGAGTACATTAACGGAGCTGACCTCTCAGATGTGGACTTTG ACTCATCCATGACTAACAGCTCAGAGGTGGAGACACTGGCCATCCAAGCTCGAAAGCTTTTGATCCTGGACGCCCGGTCATACGCTGCTGCCGTAGCCAACAGAGCCAAAGGTGGAGGATGTGAATGCCCAG AGTACTACCCTAACTGTGAGGTGGTGTTTATGGGTATGGCCAACATCCATTCCATCCGCAAGAGTTTCCAGTCTCTGCGCTTCCTCTGCACCCAAATGCCCGATCCAGCCAA CTGGCTATCTGCTCTGGAGAGCACAAAGTGGCTGCAGCATCTGTCCCTCCTGCTCAAGGCGTCTCTCCTCGTTGTTAACGCCGTGGACCGCGACCAAAGGCCCGTACTGGTGCACTGCTCAGACGGCTGGGATCGCACCCCTCAGATAGTGGCGCTGGCCAAACTCCTGCTAGACCCGTACTACCGCACTATTGAG GGTTTTCAGGTGCTGGTTGAGACTGAGTGGTTGGACTTCGGTCACAAGTTCGCAGACCGCTGTGGTCACGGAGAGAACGCTGAAGACTTGAACGAGAGATGTCCTGTCTTCCTGCAGTGGTTAGACTGTGTGCACCAGCTCCAAAGACAGTTCCCATGTTCCTTTGAGTTCAATGAAGCCTTTCTG GTGAAGCTTGTGCAGCACACATACTCGTGTCTGTTCGGGACGTTCCTGTGTAACAGCGGGAAGGAGAGAGAGGACAGACACATCCAGGAAAGAACCTGCTCCGTGTGGTCTCTCCTCAGAGCTGCCAACCGCTCCTTCAGAAACATGCTGTACTCCTCTCATTCAGAGACC GTGCTTCATCCTGTGTGTCACGTACGCAATCTCTTGTTATGGACAGCAGTTTACCTGCCCAGCTCTTCACCCACAACCCCTTCAGATGACTCCTGTGCCCCCTACCCCGCACCTGGTGCCAACCCTGAGGACCAGCCCCTGGGAAG GCGTCCTAAAACCCGCTCGTTTGATAACTTGCCCAGCGCTTGTGAAGTCGGAAACCCTCTGACTTCCAATCGACGTTCCAGCGACCCCAGTTTGAATGAGAAATGGCAGGACCATCGCAGGTCTCTGGAGCTCAACATTGGGACAGGGGTTGAAGGTGCTGTATCTCCAGATTCAGACGAGAGGGTCAACGGACAAAACGTGGTGGGGATTATGGAAACATTGACCAGTGGGGGAACAGAGAATGGGGAGGGGCTTGGGGATGTCAGATTGCCAATGATGGAGGGGGTTGACGAGGCGGAGCTGACAGTGGGTGTGGCTATGGGTCAAATGGAGAACATTCTCCAGGAAGCTACAAAAGACGAGTCTGCTCCAGATAGTCGCAGAGATGCAAAGACAGACCACACTAACAGACAGATTGATGATATTGCACATTCAGAAGAGGGTAGCAGTGGTATTGATGATGCTCAGGAGAGCAAAATTAAAAGCCTTGGAGATGGAAATGTCAATGGACATTGTTCAGAAGATGGTAATTCTGAAGCATCTTCTGCTATCAGCCAGGATACCTCGGGAAACCAAGACTCAGAGGAAGTAGCCCTTGAGAAATGCATGATACAAGAACACAACCCTTCTTGTAGCACGACTAATTTCCCTTCCAATGGCCTCAGGACTCTGAGTAACGGCCATGGAGTCGAGAGACCACCAGGACGAGAAGTCGTTGAACAGCGTCTTTCTCTTTTGGAGAGCTCCACAGAGACGCTTACGGAGGACTTCGGCGTTCGTCCGGAGAGTCTGGCACCCTTAATTATTCCGCCACCTCTCAAAGCCCTCGCCGAATCGTCGTGCCTCAAACAGGGTCTCCGCGCAGCAGCCGACCCACAAGGCGCTCCCAGGACTTTAAACAACAACCCTAAACGGCCGTCTCTCAGTGCCTTTCCGCCTTCCACTGACCTCCTCCACTCCGTGTGTAACGGAGACTCCCCCGACCCCGAGCCCTCCACGCCGCGCACAAATGGGGAACGGGCCACACTTAGCCGACAGGTGTCACTCGCCAGCTGTGGCTCGCTGACTCTCCACGCACGGGGCACCTGCTCCCACCATCGCTGCCTGCACTTGGGGTTTCTGGGCCGGCCGAGCTTCAGCCCTCCAGAGCCCCCTTCAGCCCGGAACCATCTCGACGATGACGGGTTGACCCTGCACACGGACGCCGTGCAGCAGAGGCTGCGGCAGATCGAAGCAGGTCACCAGCTGGAGGTGGAAGCTCTGAAAAGGCAGGTACAGGAGCTCTGGAGCCGTCTGGAGAGCCATCAGGCCGCTGGGATGCTGCGACTCAACGGAGACATGGGAGATGAAGTG ACCTCAATCGCAGACTCCGACTTCAACCTGGAGCCCAACTGTCTGTCCCGCTGCAGCACTGAACTCTTTTCTGAGGCCAGCTGGGAGCAGGTGGACAAGCAGGACACTGAG GTGACCCGGTGGTACCCGGACCATCTGGCTGCTCAGTGCTACGGCTGTGAGAGAGGATTCTGGCTGGCCACTAGAAAGCACCACTGCAG AGGCAAGGAGCGTATGGAAGAGGTTTG gaattgtgggaatgtgtTCTGTGCCAGCTGTTGCGATCAGAAGATCCCGGTGCCAAGCCAGCAGTTGTTCGAGCCCAGTCGTGTGTGTAGGTCGTGTTTCAGCAACCTGCAGGCTCCTGCGACGGCTCTGGAGATCGAGCTGGACAAACCCATCACGGCCAGCTCCAACTGA
- the mtmr3 gene encoding myotubularin-related protein 3 isoform X6 has product MEEEGQQSLECIQANQIFPRKPPVLEEDDLQVPFPELHGEFTEYVGRAEDAVIAMSSYRLHIKFKESVVNVPLQLIESVECRDMFQLHITCKDCKVVRCQFSTFEQCQEWLKRLSAAVRPPSRIEELFSFAFHAWCVDLYTGEKEQHGDLCRPGDHVTSRFHNEVERMGFDTQNAWRVSEINNKYKLCSSYPQLLLVPAWITDKELENVAAFRSWKRIPAVVYRHQSTGAVIARCGQPEVSWWGWRNADDEHLVQSIARACAVDSSTCKGVSNGSFSREYINGADLSDVDFDSSMTNSSEVETLAIQARKLLILDARSYAAAVANRAKGGGCECPEYYPNCEVVFMGMANIHSIRKSFQSLRFLCTQMPDPANWLSALESTKWLQHLSLLLKASLLVVNAVDRDQRPVLVHCSDGWDRTPQIVALAKLLLDPYYRTIEGFQVLVETEWLDFGHKFADRCGHGENAEDLNERCPVFLQWLDCVHQLQRQFPCSFEFNEAFLVKLVQHTYSCLFGTFLCNSGKEREDRHIQERTCSVWSLLRAANRSFRNMLYSSHSETVLHPVCHVRNLLLWTAVYLPSSSPTTPSDDSCAPYPAPGANPEDQPLGRRPKTRSFDNLPSACEVGNPLTSNRRSSDPSLNEKWQDHRRSLELNIGTGVEGAVSPDSDERVNGQNVVGIMETLTSGGTENGEGLGDVRLPMMEGVDEAELTVGVAMGQMENILQEATKDESAPDSRRDAKTDHTNRQIDDIAHSEEGSSGIDDAQESKIKSLGDGNVNGHCSEDGNSEASSAISQDTSGNQDSEEVALEKCMIQEHNPSCSTTNFPSNGLRTLSNGHGVERPPGREVVEQRLSLLESSTETLTEDFGVRPESLAPLIIPPPLKALAESSCLKQGLRAAADPQGAPRTLNNNPKRPSLSAFPPSTDLLHSVCNGDSPDPEPSTPRTNGERATLSRQVSLASCGSLTLHARGTCSHHRCLHLGFLGRPSFSPPEPPSARNHLDDDGLTLHTDAVQQRLRQIEAGHQLEVEALKRQVQELWSRLESHQAAGMLRLNGDMGDEVTSIADSDFNLEPNCLSRCSTELFSEASWEQVDKQDTEVTRWYPDHLAAQCYGCERGFWLATRKHHCRNCGNVFCASCCDQKIPVPSQQLFEPSRVCRSCFSNLQAPATALEIELDKPITASSN; this is encoded by the exons ATG GAGGAGGAGGGGCAGCAGAGTTTGGAGTGCATCCAGGCCAATCAGATCTTCCCTCGCAAGCCCCCTGTCCTGGAGGAAGATGATCTTCAG GTGCCCTTCCCAGAGCTGCATGGAGAGTTTACGGAGTACGTGGGCAGGGCGGAAGATGCCGTCATCGCCATGTCCAGCTACCGCCTGCACATCAAGTTCAAAGAGTCTGTTGTTAAT GTTCCCCTGCAGCTGATAGAAAGTGTAGAATGTCGGGACATGTTCCAACTGCACATTACCTGCAAAGACTGCAAGGTCGTCAG GTGTCAGTTTTCAACATTTGAGCAGTGTCAGGAGTGGCTGAAGAGGCTGAGCGCAGCGGTCCGTCCTCCGTCCCGGATAGAGGAGCTGTTTTCTTTCGCCTTTCACGCGTGGTGCGTGGACCTGTACACAGGAGAGAAGGAGCAGCATGGAGATCTGTGTAGGCCAG GTGATCATGTGACGTCACGTTTCCATAACGAGGTGGAGCGGATGGGCTTCGACACTCAGAACGCCTGGAGAGTATCTGAGATCAACAACAAGTACAA GTTGTGTTCCAGCTACCCTCAACTGCTGCTGGTTCCAGCCTGGATTACTGATAAAGAGCTGGAGAATGTGGCGGCCTTCCGCTCCTGGAAGAGGATTCCGGCCGTGGTTTATAG GCACCAGAGCACAGGGGCAGTGATCGCTCGCTGCGGTCAGCCTGAGGTCAGCTGGTGGGGCTGGAGGAATGCAGATGATGAGCACCTGGTGCAGTCCATCGCCAGAGCCTGTGCCGTGGACAGCAGCACCTGTAAAGGCGTCTCCAATGGCTCCTTCTCCCGCGAGTACATTAACGGAGCTGACCTCTCAGATGTGGACTTTG ACTCATCCATGACTAACAGCTCAGAGGTGGAGACACTGGCCATCCAAGCTCGAAAGCTTTTGATCCTGGACGCCCGGTCATACGCTGCTGCCGTAGCCAACAGAGCCAAAGGTGGAGGATGTGAATGCCCAG AGTACTACCCTAACTGTGAGGTGGTGTTTATGGGTATGGCCAACATCCATTCCATCCGCAAGAGTTTCCAGTCTCTGCGCTTCCTCTGCACCCAAATGCCCGATCCAGCCAA CTGGCTATCTGCTCTGGAGAGCACAAAGTGGCTGCAGCATCTGTCCCTCCTGCTCAAGGCGTCTCTCCTCGTTGTTAACGCCGTGGACCGCGACCAAAGGCCCGTACTGGTGCACTGCTCAGACGGCTGGGATCGCACCCCTCAGATAGTGGCGCTGGCCAAACTCCTGCTAGACCCGTACTACCGCACTATTGAG GGTTTTCAGGTGCTGGTTGAGACTGAGTGGTTGGACTTCGGTCACAAGTTCGCAGACCGCTGTGGTCACGGAGAGAACGCTGAAGACTTGAACGAGAGATGTCCTGTCTTCCTGCAGTGGTTAGACTGTGTGCACCAGCTCCAAAGACAGTTCCCATGTTCCTTTGAGTTCAATGAAGCCTTTCTG GTGAAGCTTGTGCAGCACACATACTCGTGTCTGTTCGGGACGTTCCTGTGTAACAGCGGGAAGGAGAGAGAGGACAGACACATCCAGGAAAGAACCTGCTCCGTGTGGTCTCTCCTCAGAGCTGCCAACCGCTCCTTCAGAAACATGCTGTACTCCTCTCATTCAGAGACC GTGCTTCATCCTGTGTGTCACGTACGCAATCTCTTGTTATGGACAGCAGTTTACCTGCCCAGCTCTTCACCCACAACCCCTTCAGATGACTCCTGTGCCCCCTACCCCGCACCTGGTGCCAACCCTGAGGACCAGCCCCTGGGAAG GCGTCCTAAAACCCGCTCGTTTGATAACTTGCCCAGCGCTTGTGAAGTCGGAAACCCTCTGACTTCCAATCGACGTTCCAGCGACCCCAGTTTGAATGAGAAATGGCAGGACCATCGCAGGTCTCTGGAGCTCAACATTGGGACAGGGGTTGAAGGTGCTGTATCTCCAGATTCAGACGAGAGGGTCAACGGACAAAACGTGGTGGGGATTATGGAAACATTGACCAGTGGGGGAACAGAGAATGGGGAGGGGCTTGGGGATGTCAGATTGCCAATGATGGAGGGGGTTGACGAGGCGGAGCTGACAGTGGGTGTGGCTATGGGTCAAATGGAGAACATTCTCCAGGAAGCTACAAAAGACGAGTCTGCTCCAGATAGTCGCAGAGATGCAAAGACAGACCACACTAACAGACAGATTGATGATATTGCACATTCAGAAGAGGGTAGCAGTGGTATTGATGATGCTCAGGAGAGCAAAATTAAAAGCCTTGGAGATGGAAATGTCAATGGACATTGTTCAGAAGATGGTAATTCTGAAGCATCTTCTGCTATCAGCCAGGATACCTCGGGAAACCAAGACTCAGAGGAAGTAGCCCTTGAGAAATGCATGATACAAGAACACAACCCTTCTTGTAGCACGACTAATTTCCCTTCCAATGGCCTCAGGACTCTGAGTAACGGCCATGGAGTCGAGAGACCACCAGGACGAGAAGTCGTTGAACAGCGTCTTTCTCTTTTGGAGAGCTCCACAGAGACGCTTACGGAGGACTTCGGCGTTCGTCCGGAGAGTCTGGCACCCTTAATTATTCCGCCACCTCTCAAAGCCCTCGCCGAATCGTCGTGCCTCAAACAGGGTCTCCGCGCAGCAGCCGACCCACAAGGCGCTCCCAGGACTTTAAACAACAACCCTAAACGGCCGTCTCTCAGTGCCTTTCCGCCTTCCACTGACCTCCTCCACTCCGTGTGTAACGGAGACTCCCCCGACCCCGAGCCCTCCACGCCGCGCACAAATGGGGAACGGGCCACACTTAGCCGACAGGTGTCACTCGCCAGCTGTGGCTCGCTGACTCTCCACGCACGGGGCACCTGCTCCCACCATCGCTGCCTGCACTTGGGGTTTCTGGGCCGGCCGAGCTTCAGCCCTCCAGAGCCCCCTTCAGCCCGGAACCATCTCGACGATGACGGGTTGACCCTGCACACGGACGCCGTGCAGCAGAGGCTGCGGCAGATCGAAGCAGGTCACCAGCTGGAGGTGGAAGCTCTGAAAAGGCAGGTACAGGAGCTCTGGAGCCGTCTGGAGAGCCATCAGGCCGCTGGGATGCTGCGACTCAACGGAGACATGGGAGATGAAGTG ACCTCAATCGCAGACTCCGACTTCAACCTGGAGCCCAACTGTCTGTCCCGCTGCAGCACTGAACTCTTTTCTGAGGCCAGCTGGGAGCAGGTGGACAAGCAGGACACTGAG GTGACCCGGTGGTACCCGGACCATCTGGCTGCTCAGTGCTACGGCTGTGAGAGAGGATTCTGGCTGGCCACTAGAAAGCACCACTGCAG gaattgtgggaatgtgtTCTGTGCCAGCTGTTGCGATCAGAAGATCCCGGTGCCAAGCCAGCAGTTGTTCGAGCCCAGTCGTGTGTGTAGGTCGTGTTTCAGCAACCTGCAGGCTCCTGCGACGGCTCTGGAGATCGAGCTGGACAAACCCATCACGGCCAGCTCCAACTGA
- the mtmr3 gene encoding myotubularin-related protein 3 isoform X2, producing MEEEGQQSLECIQANQIFPRKPPVLEEDDLQVPFPELHGEFTEYVGRAEDAVIAMSSYRLHIKFKESVVNVPLQLIESVECRDMFQLHITCKDCKVVRCQFSTFEQCQEWLKRLSAAVRPPSRIEELFSFAFHAWCVDLYTGEKEQHGDLCRPGDHVTSRFHNEVERMGFDTQNAWRVSEINNKYKLCSSYPQLLLVPAWITDKELENVAAFRSWKRIPAVVYRHQSTGAVIARCGQPEVSWWGWRNADDEHLVQSIARACAVDSSTCKGVSNGSFSREYINGADLSDVDFDSSMTNSSEVETLAIQARKLLILDARSYAAAVANRAKGGGCECPEYYPNCEVVFMGMANIHSIRKSFQSLRFLCTQMPDPANWLSALESTKWLQHLSLLLKASLLVVNAVDRDQRPVLVHCSDGWDRTPQIVALAKLLLDPYYRTIEGFQVLVETEWLDFGHKFADRCGHGENAEDLNERCPVFLQWLDCVHQLQRQFPCSFEFNEAFLVKLVQHTYSCLFGTFLCNSGKEREDRHIQERTCSVWSLLRAANRSFRNMLYSSHSETVLHPVCHVRNLLLWTAVYLPSSSPTTPSDDSCAPYPAPGANPEDQPLGRRPKTRSFDNLPSACEVGNPLTSNRRSSDPSLNEKWQDHRRSLELNIGTGVEGAVSPDSDERVNGQNVVGIMETLTSGGTENGEGLGDVRLPMMEGVDEAELTVGVAMGQMENILQEATKDESAPDSRRDAKTDHTNRQIDDIAHSEEGSSGIDDAQESKIKSLGDGNVNGHCSEDGNSEASSAISQDTSGNQDSEEVALEKCMIQEHNPSCSTTNFPSNGLRTLSNGHGVERPPGREVVEQRLSLLESSTETLTEDFGVRPESLAPLIIPPPLKALAESSCLKQGLRAAADPQGAPRTLNNNPKRPSLSAFPPSTDLLHSVCNGDSPDPEPSTPRTNGERATLSRQVSLASCGSLTLHARGTCSHHRCLHLGFLGRPSFSPPEPPSARNHLDDDGLTLHTDAVQQRLRQIEAGHQLEVEALKRQVQELWSRLESHQAAGMLRLNGDMGDEVTSIADSDFNLEPNCLSRCSTELFSEASWEQVDKQDTETLDLLHRCMEKEYKVTRWYPDHLAAQCYGCERGFWLATRKHHCRGKERMEEVWNCGNVFCASCCDQKIPVPSQQLFEPSRVCRSCFSNLQAPATALEIELDKPITASSN from the exons ATG GAGGAGGAGGGGCAGCAGAGTTTGGAGTGCATCCAGGCCAATCAGATCTTCCCTCGCAAGCCCCCTGTCCTGGAGGAAGATGATCTTCAG GTGCCCTTCCCAGAGCTGCATGGAGAGTTTACGGAGTACGTGGGCAGGGCGGAAGATGCCGTCATCGCCATGTCCAGCTACCGCCTGCACATCAAGTTCAAAGAGTCTGTTGTTAAT GTTCCCCTGCAGCTGATAGAAAGTGTAGAATGTCGGGACATGTTCCAACTGCACATTACCTGCAAAGACTGCAAGGTCGTCAG GTGTCAGTTTTCAACATTTGAGCAGTGTCAGGAGTGGCTGAAGAGGCTGAGCGCAGCGGTCCGTCCTCCGTCCCGGATAGAGGAGCTGTTTTCTTTCGCCTTTCACGCGTGGTGCGTGGACCTGTACACAGGAGAGAAGGAGCAGCATGGAGATCTGTGTAGGCCAG GTGATCATGTGACGTCACGTTTCCATAACGAGGTGGAGCGGATGGGCTTCGACACTCAGAACGCCTGGAGAGTATCTGAGATCAACAACAAGTACAA GTTGTGTTCCAGCTACCCTCAACTGCTGCTGGTTCCAGCCTGGATTACTGATAAAGAGCTGGAGAATGTGGCGGCCTTCCGCTCCTGGAAGAGGATTCCGGCCGTGGTTTATAG GCACCAGAGCACAGGGGCAGTGATCGCTCGCTGCGGTCAGCCTGAGGTCAGCTGGTGGGGCTGGAGGAATGCAGATGATGAGCACCTGGTGCAGTCCATCGCCAGAGCCTGTGCCGTGGACAGCAGCACCTGTAAAGGCGTCTCCAATGGCTCCTTCTCCCGCGAGTACATTAACGGAGCTGACCTCTCAGATGTGGACTTTG ACTCATCCATGACTAACAGCTCAGAGGTGGAGACACTGGCCATCCAAGCTCGAAAGCTTTTGATCCTGGACGCCCGGTCATACGCTGCTGCCGTAGCCAACAGAGCCAAAGGTGGAGGATGTGAATGCCCAG AGTACTACCCTAACTGTGAGGTGGTGTTTATGGGTATGGCCAACATCCATTCCATCCGCAAGAGTTTCCAGTCTCTGCGCTTCCTCTGCACCCAAATGCCCGATCCAGCCAA CTGGCTATCTGCTCTGGAGAGCACAAAGTGGCTGCAGCATCTGTCCCTCCTGCTCAAGGCGTCTCTCCTCGTTGTTAACGCCGTGGACCGCGACCAAAGGCCCGTACTGGTGCACTGCTCAGACGGCTGGGATCGCACCCCTCAGATAGTGGCGCTGGCCAAACTCCTGCTAGACCCGTACTACCGCACTATTGAG GGTTTTCAGGTGCTGGTTGAGACTGAGTGGTTGGACTTCGGTCACAAGTTCGCAGACCGCTGTGGTCACGGAGAGAACGCTGAAGACTTGAACGAGAGATGTCCTGTCTTCCTGCAGTGGTTAGACTGTGTGCACCAGCTCCAAAGACAGTTCCCATGTTCCTTTGAGTTCAATGAAGCCTTTCTG GTGAAGCTTGTGCAGCACACATACTCGTGTCTGTTCGGGACGTTCCTGTGTAACAGCGGGAAGGAGAGAGAGGACAGACACATCCAGGAAAGAACCTGCTCCGTGTGGTCTCTCCTCAGAGCTGCCAACCGCTCCTTCAGAAACATGCTGTACTCCTCTCATTCAGAGACC GTGCTTCATCCTGTGTGTCACGTACGCAATCTCTTGTTATGGACAGCAGTTTACCTGCCCAGCTCTTCACCCACAACCCCTTCAGATGACTCCTGTGCCCCCTACCCCGCACCTGGTGCCAACCCTGAGGACCAGCCCCTGGGAAG GCGTCCTAAAACCCGCTCGTTTGATAACTTGCCCAGCGCTTGTGAAGTCGGAAACCCTCTGACTTCCAATCGACGTTCCAGCGACCCCAGTTTGAATGAGAAATGGCAGGACCATCGCAGGTCTCTGGAGCTCAACATTGGGACAGGGGTTGAAGGTGCTGTATCTCCAGATTCAGACGAGAGGGTCAACGGACAAAACGTGGTGGGGATTATGGAAACATTGACCAGTGGGGGAACAGAGAATGGGGAGGGGCTTGGGGATGTCAGATTGCCAATGATGGAGGGGGTTGACGAGGCGGAGCTGACAGTGGGTGTGGCTATGGGTCAAATGGAGAACATTCTCCAGGAAGCTACAAAAGACGAGTCTGCTCCAGATAGTCGCAGAGATGCAAAGACAGACCACACTAACAGACAGATTGATGATATTGCACATTCAGAAGAGGGTAGCAGTGGTATTGATGATGCTCAGGAGAGCAAAATTAAAAGCCTTGGAGATGGAAATGTCAATGGACATTGTTCAGAAGATGGTAATTCTGAAGCATCTTCTGCTATCAGCCAGGATACCTCGGGAAACCAAGACTCAGAGGAAGTAGCCCTTGAGAAATGCATGATACAAGAACACAACCCTTCTTGTAGCACGACTAATTTCCCTTCCAATGGCCTCAGGACTCTGAGTAACGGCCATGGAGTCGAGAGACCACCAGGACGAGAAGTCGTTGAACAGCGTCTTTCTCTTTTGGAGAGCTCCACAGAGACGCTTACGGAGGACTTCGGCGTTCGTCCGGAGAGTCTGGCACCCTTAATTATTCCGCCACCTCTCAAAGCCCTCGCCGAATCGTCGTGCCTCAAACAGGGTCTCCGCGCAGCAGCCGACCCACAAGGCGCTCCCAGGACTTTAAACAACAACCCTAAACGGCCGTCTCTCAGTGCCTTTCCGCCTTCCACTGACCTCCTCCACTCCGTGTGTAACGGAGACTCCCCCGACCCCGAGCCCTCCACGCCGCGCACAAATGGGGAACGGGCCACACTTAGCCGACAGGTGTCACTCGCCAGCTGTGGCTCGCTGACTCTCCACGCACGGGGCACCTGCTCCCACCATCGCTGCCTGCACTTGGGGTTTCTGGGCCGGCCGAGCTTCAGCCCTCCAGAGCCCCCTTCAGCCCGGAACCATCTCGACGATGACGGGTTGACCCTGCACACGGACGCCGTGCAGCAGAGGCTGCGGCAGATCGAAGCAGGTCACCAGCTGGAGGTGGAAGCTCTGAAAAGGCAGGTACAGGAGCTCTGGAGCCGTCTGGAGAGCCATCAGGCCGCTGGGATGCTGCGACTCAACGGAGACATGGGAGATGAAGTG ACCTCAATCGCAGACTCCGACTTCAACCTGGAGCCCAACTGTCTGTCCCGCTGCAGCACTGAACTCTTTTCTGAGGCCAGCTGGGAGCAGGTGGACAAGCAGGACACTGAG ACTTTGGATTTGTTGCACCGGTGTATGGAGAAAGAATATAAG GTGACCCGGTGGTACCCGGACCATCTGGCTGCTCAGTGCTACGGCTGTGAGAGAGGATTCTGGCTGGCCACTAGAAAGCACCACTGCAG AGGCAAGGAGCGTATGGAAGAGGTTTG gaattgtgggaatgtgtTCTGTGCCAGCTGTTGCGATCAGAAGATCCCGGTGCCAAGCCAGCAGTTGTTCGAGCCCAGTCGTGTGTGTAGGTCGTGTTTCAGCAACCTGCAGGCTCCTGCGACGGCTCTGGAGATCGAGCTGGACAAACCCATCACGGCCAGCTCCAACTGA